Proteins encoded in a region of the Populus nigra chromosome 3, ddPopNigr1.1, whole genome shotgun sequence genome:
- the LOC133689456 gene encoding cuscuta receptor 1-like → MIINVVVLIQGWRCHGCLEEERVALLQIKHAFGYPNGSFLHSWKRDANCCEWKQVQCNSSTLRVVKIDLSFSRGWELGDWLLNASLFLPFPELNALNLYGNRIAGCLENEGFERLSVLGNLERLELGQNKFNSSIFSSLGGLSSLKCLSLHNNEIEGTISVEGLNNLTNLRNLHIASNHIEGFKSLHGGEDEVLKMSNLEYLDLGGNRFDNSILSSFKGLSSLKNLGLEKNHLKGTFNMKVLFSCNLELEALSNLRKLYLSGNEIDEFVFSEALPSLKNLHKLDLSSSTLDNSSLQTIGRITTLTSLKMNGCRLSGSIPIAEGLCELKHLQSLDISNNSLTGVLPNCLANLTSLKQIDLSSNHFGGDISSSPLITLTSIQELRLSDNNFQIPISLRSFSNHSELKFFFGYNNEICAELEEHNLIPKFQLERLHLSGQAYGGALPFPKFLFYQHNLTEIYFSNMKMRGGVPNWLLENNTNLHELFLVNNSLSGPFQLPIHPHVSLSQLDISDNHLDGHIPTEIGAYFPSLTFLSMSKNHFNGIIPSSFGNMSSLQVLDLSENNISGKLPSCFSSLPLVHVYLSQNKLQGSLEDAFHKSFELITLDLSHNQLTGNISEWIGEFSHMSYLLLGYNNLEGRIPNQLCKLDKLSFIDLSHNKFTGHILPCLRFRSSIWYSNLRIYPDRYLIREPLEITTKSVSYSYPISILNIMSGMDLSCNNLTGEIPPEIGNLNHIHVLNLSNNFLIGPIPQTFSNLSEVESLDLSNNSLTGAIPPGLVQLHSLAVFSVAHNNLSGRTPPNMIPQFSTFNESSYEGNPLLCGPPLSRHCTTQEEEASSLPKRTSTDDIEESGFMDTDVFYVSFVVTYIMMLLVTAAILYINPNWRRAWFYFIKQSINNCYYFFVDNLHMPSWLEVRNLLCRYF, encoded by the exons ATGATTATAAATGTGGTGGTTTTAATACAAGGGTGGCGGTGCCATGGTTGTTTGGAGGAAGAGAGAGTTGCTCTCTTGCAAATCAAACATGCCTTTGGTTACCCAAATGGCAGTTTCCTGCACTCCTGGAAAAGAGATGCTAACTGCTGCGAATGGAAACAAGTCCAATGCAACTCCAGCACACTTCGAGTTGTCAAAATAGACCTTTCTTTCTCAAGGGGTTGGGAGCTGGGAGACTGGCTCCTGAATGCGTCTTTGTTTCTTCCATTCCCAGAACTGAACGCTCTTAACTTGTATGGAAATCGTATTGCTGGATGTCTTGAGAATGAAG GTTTTGAAAGACTATCAGTCCTTGGCAATTTGGAGAGACTCGAGTTGGGCCAAAACAAATTCAACAGCAGCATCTTTTCATCCTTAGGTGGTCTTTCATCTTTGAAATGTTTATCTCTACACAATAATGAAATCGAAGGAACAATAAGCGTGGAAG GATTGAATAATCTGACAAACTTAAGGAATCTGCATATTGCGAGCAATCACATTGAAGGGTTTAAATCCCTTCATG GTGGTGAGGATGAAGTGCTGAAAATGAGCAATTTGGAGTATCTTGACTTGGGAGGTAATCGCTTTGATAACAGTATCTTATCATCCTTCAAGGGTCTTTCATCTCTCAAGAATCTCGGTCTGGAAAAGAACCATCTGAAAGGAACATTCAATATGAAAG TTCTATTTTCCTGCAACCTAGAATTGGAAGCTTTGAGCAACTTGAGGAAGCTGTATCTCAGCGGAAATGAGATTGACGAGTTTGTGTTCTCAGAAG CCTTGCCTTCTCTCAAGAATTTGCACAAGTTGGATTTGAGTTCCTCTACTCTCGATAATAGCTCTCTGCAAACAATAGGAAGGATTACTACTCTGACGAGTTTAAAGATGAATGGTTGTAGACTCAGTGGCAGCATACCTATAGCCGAGG GTCTATGCGAGTTAAAGCATCTTCAAAGTCTTGATATCAGCAATAATAGTCTCACCGGTGTCTTGCCTAATTGTTTGGCAAATTTGACATCCCTGAAACAAATAGATCTCTCTTCCAATCACTTTGGGGGAGATATTTCCTCGTCTCCTCTTATAACTCTGACATCCATCCAAGAATTAAGACTTTCGGACAATAACTTTCAAATCCCCATCTCATTGAGGTCATTTTCCAACCATTCTGAACTCAAATTCTTCTTCGGTTATAATAATGAAATATGTGCAGAGCTAGAGGAGCACAATTTGATCCCAAAGTTCCAACTAGAGAGACTTCATTTATCTGGTCAAGCATATGGTGGAGCATTGCCCTTTCCCAAATTCCTCTTCTATCAACACAACTTGACggagatttatttttctaacatgAAAATGAGGGGAGGGGTTCCAAATTGGTTGCTAGAGAACAACACAAACCTACATGAACTTTTCCTGGTCAACAATTCTCTTTCAGGACCTTTCCAGTTGCCAATTCATCCCCATGTGAGTTTGTCACAATTAGATATTTCTGACAATCACTTGGACGGCCACATCCCAACTGAAATTGGAGCATATTTCCCAAGTTTGACATTTTTATCCATGTCTAAAAACCACTTCAACGGTATCATTCCCTCTTCGTTTGGCAATATGTCTTCTCTTCAAGTTTTGGATCTCTCAGAAAACAACATCTCTGGAAAGCTGCCATCTTGTTTTAGCTCTTTGCCACTAGTTCATGTTTATTTGTCACAAAATAAATTACAGGGATCTTTGGAGGATGCATTTCATAAGTCCTTTGAGCTCATTACATTGGATCTTAGCCATAATCAATTGACTGGCAACATTTCGGAATGGATTGGTGAGTTTTCCCACATGAGCTATCTTCTCTTAGGTTATAATAACCTTGAAGGCAGAATACCCAACCAGTTGTGCAAGTTGGACAAATTGAGTTTCATTGATCTTTCTCATAATAAGTTTACTGGTCATATCCTCCCTTGTCTAAGATTTAGAAGCAGTATTTGGTACAGCAATCTTAGAATATATCCTGATAGGTATTTGATTCGAGAGCCTTTAGAGATTACAACAAAGAGTGTATCCTATTCTTACCCGATAAGCATTTTGAACATCATGTCTGGAATGGATCTCTCTTGCAACAATTTGACAGGTGAGATTCCTCCGGAAATTGGCAACCTTAATCATATCCATGTACTGAACctgtcaaataattttttgataggTCCTATCCCACAAACTTTTTCAAACTTGAGTGAAGTTGAGAGTTTGGATCTTTCCAATAACAGCTTGACTGGGGCTATCCCTCCTGGACTTGTACAATTGCATTCTCTGGCAGTTTTTAGTGTAGCCCACAATAACCTATCTGGTAGAACACCACCTAATATGATTCCACAATTTTCAACATTCAACGAGAGTAGCTATGAGGGAAATCCTCTCCTTTGTGGACCACCACTCTCAAGACATTGCACCAcccaagaagaagaagcttcGTCATTACCAAAAAGGACTTCAACGGATGATATAGAAGAAAGTGGCTTCATGGATACAGATGTTTTCTATGTGAGCTTTGTTGTGACATACATCATGATGCTGTTGGTAACAGCTGCAATTTTGTACATAAACCCCAACTGGAGACGAGCAtggttttatttcattaaacaaaGCATCAATAATTGCTACTACTTTTTTGTGGACAATCTTCATATGCCATCCTGGTTAGAGGTCCGAAACCTTTTGTGTAGATATTTTTAG